From Microbacterium invictum, the proteins below share one genomic window:
- a CDS encoding trans-sulfuration enzyme family protein — translation MTRPQHPDTLAVHGGRDDLAALGVHAPPLDLSSTYPLPDVGLGGDSYEALASGGTPIEGGSHVYARLWNPTVARFEEGLARLEGTEAAVAFASGMAALTAVLLSHTVSVGRPHVVAVRPLYGGSDHLLATGLLGTEVSYCSPGEVAAHIREDTGVVLLETPANPTLEVVDIAGVVARAGRVPVVVDNTFATPVLQNPTAHGAAMSLHSATKYLGGHGDVIGGVVACSEETAAALRQVRAITGSILHPLAAYLLHRGLQTLPVRMRAQQQSAARIAAWLQRHDAVAQVFYPGLADDPLVGTQQRGGGAMVSMRLRGGYDAAARVAESTALFTHAVSLGGVDSLVQHPAALTHRPVAPEARPGADILRLSIGLEHVDDLIADLAQALDGTLVRSDPDRVPAEQVAVG, via the coding sequence ATGACCCGTCCACAGCATCCCGACACCCTCGCCGTCCACGGCGGTCGCGACGACCTCGCCGCGCTCGGCGTGCACGCTCCCCCGCTCGACCTCTCCTCGACCTACCCGCTCCCGGATGTCGGGCTCGGCGGCGACTCATACGAGGCGCTGGCATCGGGCGGCACGCCCATCGAGGGCGGCAGTCATGTCTACGCCCGGCTCTGGAACCCGACGGTCGCACGCTTCGAAGAGGGCTTGGCACGGCTGGAGGGCACCGAGGCGGCGGTCGCATTCGCGTCGGGGATGGCCGCGCTGACGGCTGTCCTGCTGTCGCACACGGTCTCGGTCGGCAGGCCCCACGTCGTCGCGGTGCGCCCGCTCTACGGCGGCAGCGACCACCTGCTGGCGACGGGACTGCTCGGCACCGAGGTGTCGTACTGCAGTCCCGGCGAGGTCGCCGCCCACATTCGCGAAGACACGGGAGTCGTGCTGCTCGAGACGCCGGCCAACCCGACGCTGGAGGTGGTCGACATCGCCGGCGTGGTCGCCCGGGCCGGGCGTGTGCCGGTCGTCGTCGACAACACGTTCGCGACGCCGGTGCTGCAGAACCCCACGGCCCACGGCGCGGCGATGTCGCTGCACAGCGCGACGAAGTATCTCGGCGGCCACGGTGACGTGATCGGCGGCGTCGTCGCGTGCTCGGAGGAGACGGCCGCGGCCCTGCGCCAGGTGCGCGCGATCACCGGGTCGATCCTGCACCCGCTGGCCGCCTACCTGCTGCACCGCGGCCTGCAGACGCTGCCGGTGCGCATGCGCGCGCAACAGCAGTCCGCCGCCCGCATCGCCGCGTGGCTGCAGCGTCACGACGCGGTCGCGCAGGTGTTCTACCCGGGTCTTGCGGACGACCCGCTCGTGGGAACCCAGCAGCGCGGCGGCGGGGCGATGGTGTCGATGCGGCTGCGCGGCGGGTACGACGCGGCCGCGCGCGTCGCCGAGTCGACCGCGCTGTTCACGCACGCGGTCTCGCTCGGCGGCGTCGACTCGCTCGTGCAGCACCCAGCAGCTCTGACCCACCGGCCGGTGGCGCCCGAGGCCCGACCGGGCGCCGACATCCTGCGACTGTCCATCGGACTGGAGCACGTCGACGACCTCATCGCCGACCTCGCGCAGGCCCTCGACGGCACTCTCGTGCGTTCGGACCCGGATCGCGTGCCGGCGGAGCAGGTCGCGGTCGGCTAG
- a CDS encoding type II toxin-antitoxin system VapC family toxin, giving the protein MTSFLLDTHVWLWMLDDNPRLRGRIRAIVQDESSDLHLSAASLWEISIKMHQGRLRLAGSTEEHLRDRLRVTRVSAVPIDASDAFAAGALPHHHADPFDRMIVTHARALKVPLLTADPRLAAYDVETVMD; this is encoded by the coding sequence ATGACCTCTTTCCTGCTTGATACACACGTCTGGCTGTGGATGCTCGACGACAACCCTCGGTTGCGTGGGCGCATCCGAGCCATCGTCCAGGACGAGTCCTCTGACCTCCATCTGTCTGCCGCCAGTCTGTGGGAGATCTCCATCAAGATGCATCAGGGCCGATTGCGCCTTGCCGGATCGACCGAGGAGCATCTTCGAGATCGCCTGCGCGTCACCCGGGTCTCGGCCGTGCCCATCGACGCCTCCGACGCCTTCGCGGCCGGTGCGCTGCCACACCACCACGCTGATCCCTTCGACCGGATGATCGTCACCCACGCGCGCGCACTGAAGGTGCCACTGCTCACCGCCGACCCGCGGCTCGCGGCGTACGACGTCGAGACCGTCATGGACTGA
- a CDS encoding Lrp/AsnC family transcriptional regulator, producing MSDPQASPSGLDDLDLRILAALVRQPGRSNKALAAELGVAESTCAYRVRLLRSRGVIAGVRVVLDPAALGLPLQAVIRVRLGRHTREGVGRLFDSLERTPGVIEVFHVAGEDDFLVHVAVEDAAALRDIVLQHITVHETVRTTETHLVFERREGIGPLARVMP from the coding sequence TTGTCCGATCCACAAGCCTCGCCGTCAGGCCTTGACGACCTCGACCTGCGGATTCTGGCTGCCCTCGTGCGGCAGCCGGGCCGCTCCAACAAGGCGCTCGCCGCCGAGCTGGGCGTGGCGGAGTCGACCTGCGCCTACCGGGTGCGGCTGCTGCGATCCCGCGGGGTGATCGCAGGCGTGCGCGTGGTCCTCGATCCGGCCGCACTCGGGCTCCCGCTGCAGGCGGTCATCCGGGTGCGCCTGGGCCGGCACACGCGCGAAGGCGTGGGCCGGCTGTTCGACTCGCTCGAGCGCACGCCGGGAGTGATCGAGGTGTTCCACGTCGCCGGCGAGGATGACTTCCTCGTGCATGTCGCGGTCGAAGACGCCGCCGCGCTGCGCGACATCGTGCTGCAGCACATCACGGTGCACGAGACGGTCCGCACGACCGAGACGCACCTGGTGTTCGAACGCCGGGAGGGGATCGGCCCCCTCGCACGCGTCATGCCGTAG
- a CDS encoding RNB domain-containing ribonuclease, with amino-acid sequence MPRRRSRIVPTAARGDLADSLSALRAELGLPESFPPAVQAEADLAAQSVPVEPAASTLADLRHIEFLTIDPAGSTDLDQALHLERTATGAVLHYAIADVAAYVVPEGAMDAEARTRGQTMYAPDGRIPLHPAVLSEGAASLLPGHDRRAFVWRFVLDEGARPVETTLTRAVVRSRAQWSYVDAQAAVDAGTAPYSLTALPWFGAERAARESERGGASLNIPETRVVREPGGYRLERSDGVPLEDWNAHVSLLTGMAAAEIMLAGRIGILRTMPPAAAEDIEEFRTQTVALGLPWLERQPYGDYLRDLPRTPAARAVREHAGGLFRGAGYVTFDGEVPEQTVQSAIGAAYAHTTAPLRRLVDRWVLVICEALANGREVPAWARGSLAELPALMTRSSQRASQLNAGALDRVEAAVLHGREGEEFEGLVLARRGDGARVQLRRPPVEAKVKGLDDVAPGTIVRLRLVRTSIADGTASFTPVVS; translated from the coding sequence GTGCCCCGCCGCCGTTCCCGCATCGTCCCGACCGCAGCGCGCGGCGACCTGGCCGACTCCCTCTCGGCCCTGCGCGCCGAGCTCGGCCTGCCCGAGTCGTTCCCGCCGGCGGTGCAGGCCGAAGCGGACCTCGCTGCGCAGTCCGTGCCGGTCGAGCCGGCGGCATCCACTCTCGCGGATCTTCGGCACATCGAGTTCCTCACGATCGACCCGGCCGGATCGACCGATCTCGACCAGGCGCTGCATCTGGAGCGGACGGCAACGGGTGCCGTCCTCCACTACGCGATCGCGGATGTCGCGGCCTATGTCGTTCCCGAGGGGGCGATGGATGCCGAGGCGCGCACCCGTGGCCAGACCATGTACGCCCCCGACGGGCGCATCCCGCTGCACCCGGCAGTGCTGAGCGAGGGGGCCGCATCGCTGCTGCCAGGCCATGACCGCCGCGCATTCGTCTGGCGCTTCGTGCTGGACGAGGGCGCGCGACCGGTGGAGACCACGCTGACCCGCGCCGTCGTGCGCTCGCGTGCGCAATGGTCGTACGTCGACGCGCAGGCGGCGGTGGATGCCGGAACGGCACCCTACTCGCTGACGGCCCTGCCGTGGTTCGGCGCCGAGCGCGCCGCGCGTGAAAGCGAGCGGGGTGGCGCGAGCCTGAACATCCCCGAGACGCGGGTGGTGAGAGAGCCGGGCGGATACCGGCTCGAGCGCAGTGACGGGGTCCCGCTCGAGGACTGGAACGCGCACGTCTCGCTGCTGACCGGGATGGCGGCCGCGGAGATCATGCTGGCCGGCCGCATCGGGATTCTGCGCACGATGCCGCCCGCCGCTGCCGAAGACATCGAGGAGTTCCGTACCCAGACGGTGGCGCTCGGACTGCCGTGGCTGGAGCGGCAGCCCTACGGCGACTACCTGCGCGATCTGCCGCGCACCCCGGCCGCACGGGCGGTGCGCGAGCACGCGGGCGGGCTGTTCCGCGGTGCGGGATACGTCACGTTCGACGGCGAGGTGCCCGAGCAGACGGTGCAGTCCGCGATCGGAGCGGCGTACGCACACACGACCGCTCCCCTGCGCCGGCTCGTCGATCGCTGGGTGCTCGTGATCTGCGAGGCCCTGGCGAACGGACGCGAGGTGCCGGCCTGGGCGCGAGGGTCGCTGGCCGAACTTCCGGCGCTCATGACACGCAGTTCGCAGCGTGCGAGCCAGCTGAATGCCGGCGCCCTCGACCGGGTCGAGGCCGCCGTGCTGCACGGCCGTGAGGGCGAGGAGTTCGAGGGCCTGGTGCTCGCCCGGCGAGGCGACGGTGCACGCGTGCAGCTGCGCCGCCCACCGGTCGAGGCGAAGGTGAAGGGCCTCGATGACGTCGCACCCGGGACGATCGTGAGGCTGCGCCTGGTTCGCACCTCGATCGCCGACGGCACAGCCTCGTTCACCCCGGTGGTGTCGTGA
- the ispG gene encoding flavodoxin-dependent (E)-4-hydroxy-3-methylbut-2-enyl-diphosphate synthase, with protein MPRVPEVLAPRRKSRQIKVGKVLVGGDAPVSVQSMTTTPTTDINHTLQQIAELTASGCEIVRVAVPSQDDADVLHIIAKKSQIPVIADIHFQPKYVFQAIDAGCAAVRVNPGNIRKFDDQVGAIAKAAKDAGVSLRIGVNAGSLDQRLLEKYGKATPEALVESAVWEASLFEEHDFHDFKISVKHNDPIVMVKAYRQLAERGDWPLHLGVTEAGPAFQGTIKSATAFGILLSEGIGDTIRVSLSAPPAEEVKVGHQILQSLNLRERKLEIVSCPSCGRAQVDVYTLADDVTEGLKDMTVPLRVAVMGCVVNGPGEAREADLGVASGNGKGQIFVKGEVIKTVPESEIVATLIEEARRIADEMGPDAAVGTAQVVTV; from the coding sequence ATGCCGCGTGTGCCAGAGGTGCTCGCGCCCCGCCGCAAGAGCCGTCAGATCAAGGTCGGCAAGGTCCTTGTCGGCGGCGACGCGCCGGTCAGCGTCCAGTCGATGACGACCACGCCCACCACCGACATCAACCACACGCTCCAGCAGATCGCCGAGCTCACCGCCTCCGGCTGCGAGATCGTGCGTGTCGCCGTGCCGAGCCAGGACGACGCCGACGTGCTGCACATCATCGCGAAGAAGAGTCAGATCCCGGTGATCGCCGACATCCACTTCCAGCCGAAGTACGTGTTCCAGGCCATCGACGCCGGCTGCGCCGCCGTGCGCGTGAACCCCGGGAACATCCGCAAGTTCGACGATCAGGTGGGTGCGATCGCGAAGGCGGCGAAGGATGCCGGTGTCTCGCTGCGCATCGGCGTGAACGCGGGGTCGCTCGACCAGCGTCTGCTCGAGAAGTACGGCAAGGCCACGCCCGAGGCGCTCGTGGAGAGCGCCGTGTGGGAGGCATCGCTGTTCGAAGAGCACGACTTCCACGACTTCAAGATCTCGGTCAAGCACAACGACCCGATCGTCATGGTCAAGGCGTACCGGCAGCTCGCCGAACGCGGCGACTGGCCGTTGCACCTCGGGGTCACCGAGGCCGGCCCGGCGTTCCAGGGGACGATCAAGAGCGCGACCGCGTTCGGGATCCTCCTGTCCGAGGGCATCGGCGACACGATCCGCGTCTCGCTGTCAGCGCCACCGGCCGAAGAGGTCAAGGTCGGCCATCAGATCCTGCAGTCGCTGAACCTGCGCGAGCGCAAGCTCGAGATCGTCTCGTGCCCGTCGTGCGGTCGTGCGCAGGTCGACGTCTACACGCTCGCCGACGATGTGACCGAGGGACTCAAGGACATGACGGTGCCGCTGCGCGTGGCCGTCATGGGCTGTGTCGTCAACGGCCCGGGCGAGGCGCGCGAGGCCGACCTCGGCGTGGCGTCCGGCAACGGCAAGGGACAGATCTTCGTGAAGGGCGAGGTCATCAAGACCGTGCCCGAGTCCGAGATCGTCGCGACGCTGATCGAAGAGGCCCGTCGCATCGCCGATGAGATGGGTCCGGATGCCGCGGTGGGCACCGCGCAGGTCGTCACGGTCTGA
- a CDS encoding proline--tRNA ligase yields the protein MVTRLSHFFLRTLREDPADAEVTSHRLLVRAGYIRRAAPGIFTWLPLGLKVKARIEAVVREEMGNAGAYEVHFPALLPREPYEASGRWTSYGDGIFRLQDRRGADYLLAPTHEEMFTLLVRDLYSSYKDLPLSIYQIQDKYRDEARPRAGLLRGREFTMKDAYSFDYTDDGQDASYQAQRDAYERIFQRLGLEYVIVAADNGLMGGARSEEFLHPTPVGEDTFVRSAGGYAANVEAFTTVAPDAIPFDGLPTPVIFDSPDTPTIETLVAHSNAVLEGDYSAADTLKNVVLALTHPDGTRELVVVGIPGDREVDDKRVEVAFAPAAVEAATPEDFQRQPLLVKGYIGPWSEQGAILGEESATGIRFFLDPRVVDGTSWITGANIDQKHVHSLVAGRDFASDGFVEVANVRAGDPAPDGSGPVELARGMEIGHVFALGRFFAETLGLKVLDENGKLVTVTMGSYGIGITRILAIIAELNNDDKGLIWPASVAPFDVHVVATGRDAAAFDLAEKLSADLETAGFDVLLDDRPKVSPGVKFGDAELVGVPQIIIVGRGAADGQVELWDRRTGDREVVAATDAVAHLSAR from the coding sequence GTGGTCACCCGTCTCTCGCACTTCTTCCTCCGCACGCTCCGTGAAGACCCGGCCGACGCCGAGGTCACGAGCCACCGGCTGCTGGTCCGCGCCGGCTACATCCGTCGCGCCGCACCCGGCATCTTCACCTGGCTCCCGCTGGGGCTGAAGGTCAAGGCCAGGATCGAAGCCGTCGTCCGCGAGGAGATGGGCAACGCGGGCGCGTACGAGGTGCACTTCCCCGCGCTGCTGCCGCGCGAGCCCTACGAGGCGTCCGGCCGCTGGACCTCTTACGGCGACGGCATCTTCCGGCTGCAGGACCGGCGCGGCGCCGACTACCTCCTCGCCCCGACGCACGAGGAGATGTTCACGCTCCTCGTGAGGGACCTCTACTCGTCGTACAAGGACCTGCCCCTGTCGATCTACCAGATCCAGGACAAGTACCGCGACGAGGCGCGTCCCCGCGCAGGACTCCTGCGCGGCCGCGAGTTCACGATGAAGGACGCGTATTCGTTCGACTACACCGACGACGGCCAGGATGCCTCGTACCAGGCGCAGCGCGACGCGTACGAGCGCATCTTCCAGCGTCTCGGGCTCGAGTACGTCATCGTCGCGGCCGACAACGGACTCATGGGCGGCGCACGCAGCGAGGAGTTCTTGCACCCCACCCCCGTCGGCGAGGACACCTTCGTGCGCTCGGCGGGCGGCTACGCGGCCAACGTCGAGGCGTTCACGACGGTCGCCCCCGACGCGATCCCGTTCGACGGTCTTCCCACGCCCGTGATCTTCGATTCGCCGGACACCCCGACGATCGAGACCCTCGTCGCGCACTCCAACGCCGTGCTCGAGGGCGACTACTCGGCCGCCGACACGCTCAAGAACGTCGTGCTCGCCCTCACGCACCCCGACGGCACACGCGAGCTCGTGGTCGTCGGCATCCCCGGCGACCGCGAGGTCGACGACAAGCGCGTCGAGGTCGCGTTCGCGCCCGCCGCCGTCGAGGCGGCGACCCCCGAGGACTTCCAGCGCCAGCCGCTGCTGGTCAAGGGCTACATCGGACCGTGGTCGGAGCAGGGGGCCATCCTCGGTGAAGAGTCGGCCACCGGCATCCGCTTCTTCCTCGACCCCCGCGTCGTGGACGGAACGTCGTGGATCACGGGTGCCAACATCGACCAGAAGCACGTGCACTCGCTCGTCGCGGGTCGCGACTTCGCGTCGGACGGCTTCGTCGAGGTCGCGAACGTGCGCGCGGGAGACCCCGCGCCCGACGGCTCCGGTCCCGTCGAGCTCGCACGCGGCATGGAGATCGGCCATGTCTTCGCGCTCGGCCGCTTCTTCGCCGAGACGCTCGGGCTCAAGGTCCTCGACGAGAACGGCAAGCTCGTCACCGTCACGATGGGCTCGTACGGCATCGGCATCACCCGCATCCTCGCGATCATCGCCGAGCTCAACAACGACGACAAAGGCCTGATCTGGCCGGCATCGGTCGCGCCGTTCGACGTCCATGTCGTGGCGACCGGGCGAGACGCCGCGGCGTTCGATCTCGCAGAGAAGCTCAGCGCCGACCTCGAGACCGCCGGCTTCGACGTGCTGCTGGACGATCGCCCCAAGGTGTCGCCCGGAGTGAAGTTCGGCGATGCCGAGCTGGTCGGCGTGCCGCAGATCATCATCGTGGGGCGTGGCGCCGCCGATGGCCAGGTCGAGCTGTGGGACCGTCGCACCGGCGACCGCGAAGTGGTGGCGGCCACCGACGCGGTCGCGCACCTCTCGGCGCGCTGA
- a CDS encoding TIGR00730 family Rossman fold protein: protein MPDSAQIPPEVTDALREVIAEAGISVHTDLVARILATGVGLGLDEPSRLDLKITSAAVAEMRAAFRVFAPHAGVPKVTIFGSARTKNNDDLYRATSAVAHALAERGWMVVTGAGPGIMQAAAEGAGPEQSIGVSIRLPFEEKPNMVVADSSNVVAMKYFFTRKLMLVKESHGFVCVPGGFGTLDELFELLTLQQTGKAEPTPIVLLDRPDGTFWAGLQRFADEQLIPSGVISPDDLERVFVTQSVTAAAEAITEFWRNYDSLRWVGKRLVMRLRAEPTDAEVDDLNARFGHLVAEGRIERRGPLQREIDDDDLLDLPRLVMVYDQFRVGSLYQLIRAVNELPSAPAGPARAA, encoded by the coding sequence ATGCCGGACAGCGCACAGATCCCACCCGAAGTAACCGACGCCCTGCGTGAAGTCATCGCCGAAGCGGGAATCTCGGTCCACACGGATCTGGTCGCCCGGATCCTCGCGACCGGCGTGGGCCTGGGTCTCGACGAGCCGTCGCGGCTCGACCTGAAGATCACCTCGGCGGCCGTCGCCGAGATGCGCGCCGCCTTCCGGGTCTTCGCTCCGCACGCGGGCGTGCCGAAGGTCACGATCTTCGGGTCGGCGCGGACGAAGAACAACGACGATCTCTATCGTGCGACCTCAGCCGTGGCGCATGCGCTCGCCGAGCGCGGGTGGATGGTCGTCACCGGCGCAGGCCCCGGCATCATGCAGGCGGCGGCTGAAGGCGCCGGCCCCGAGCAGTCGATCGGCGTCTCGATCCGGCTTCCGTTCGAGGAGAAGCCGAACATGGTCGTGGCCGACAGCAGCAACGTCGTGGCCATGAAGTACTTCTTCACGCGCAAGCTGATGCTCGTCAAGGAATCGCACGGGTTCGTCTGCGTTCCCGGCGGCTTCGGCACGCTCGACGAGCTGTTCGAGCTGCTCACGCTGCAGCAGACCGGCAAGGCAGAACCCACGCCGATCGTGCTGCTCGACCGGCCGGACGGCACGTTCTGGGCCGGGCTGCAGCGCTTCGCCGACGAGCAGCTCATCCCGTCCGGCGTGATCTCTCCGGACGACCTCGAGCGCGTCTTCGTCACCCAGTCGGTGACCGCCGCCGCCGAGGCGATCACAGAATTCTGGCGGAACTACGACTCGCTGCGGTGGGTCGGCAAGCGTCTGGTCATGCGGTTGCGTGCCGAGCCGACCGATGCCGAGGTCGACGACCTCAACGCGCGATTCGGGCACCTGGTCGCCGAGGGACGCATCGAACGGCGGGGGCCGCTGCAGCGTGAGATCGATGACGACGACCTGCTCGACCTGCCGCGCCTGGTCATGGTCTACGACCAGTTCCGGGTCGGCTCGCTGTACCAGCTCATCCGCGCGGTCAACGAGTTGCCCAGCGCACCGGCCGGGCCCGCCCGCGCGGCCTGA
- a CDS encoding type II toxin-antitoxin system Phd/YefM family antitoxin, translating into MTKSDSPAITVVGVHEAKTNLSRLLRMVESGAEVEIRRGGSPIARLLPIDDAPPKRQLGIDKGKIWISDDFDEPMTEIEQAIASNDLFPA; encoded by the coding sequence ATGACTAAGTCGGATTCCCCCGCCATCACGGTGGTCGGCGTACATGAAGCGAAGACGAACCTTTCACGGCTTCTGCGAATGGTCGAGAGCGGCGCGGAGGTGGAGATCAGGCGCGGGGGCTCCCCGATCGCGCGACTCCTCCCGATCGACGACGCCCCACCGAAACGGCAACTCGGGATCGACAAGGGAAAGATCTGGATCTCCGACGATTTCGACGAGCCGATGACGGAGATCGAACAGGCGATTGCGAGCAATGACCTCTTTCCTGCTTGA
- a CDS encoding VOC family protein → MATLGNITFYADDPRALAHFWSGVFGYPALEWEEPMKSELLAAGLTEADLATRALAEDPEGIGPRLFFHHADGPKRGRNRLHLDVSVARDGDGDHRSRLETEKDRLVALGATVVRLVDQQWGPWPDLYYQLRDPEGNEFCLQ, encoded by the coding sequence ATGGCCACTCTCGGCAACATCACGTTCTACGCGGACGACCCGCGTGCGCTCGCGCATTTCTGGTCCGGTGTGTTCGGCTATCCGGCGCTGGAGTGGGAAGAGCCCATGAAGAGCGAACTGCTGGCCGCGGGACTCACCGAAGCCGACCTGGCCACCCGCGCTCTGGCCGAAGATCCCGAGGGAATCGGCCCGCGGCTGTTCTTCCATCACGCCGACGGCCCCAAACGGGGCCGCAACCGGCTGCATCTGGACGTGTCGGTCGCTCGAGACGGCGACGGCGACCACCGCTCACGGCTTGAGACCGAGAAAGACCGCCTGGTGGCGCTCGGCGCGACCGTCGTGCGACTCGTGGACCAGCAGTGGGGGCCGTGGCCGGACCTCTATTACCAGCTCCGGGACCCCGAGGGGAACGAGTTCTGCCTGCAGTGA
- a CDS encoding 1-aminocyclopropane-1-carboxylate deaminase produces MTLHQFPRYPLTFGPSPLQHLKRLTQHLGGAEIWAKREDVNSGLAFGGNKTRKLEYIVPDVLASGADTLVSIGGYQSNHTRQVAAVAAHLGLKARLVQEKWVPWDDPTNDRVGNILLSRMMGADSRLDDAGFDIGIRDSWTQALREVEDAGGTPYPIPAGASEHRLGGLGFANWAFEVAEQEKQLGVFFDTIIVCTVTGSTHAGMIAGFAALEELTGVRRRVLGIDASATLEKTRDQVARIARNTAELIELGRELRDDEIQVLEGWAGELYGLPVESTMDAMTLGAQLEAMITDPVYEGKSLAGLIDLVRGGDIPKDSTVLYAHLGGQPAINAYHSLWG; encoded by the coding sequence ATGACGCTCCACCAGTTCCCCCGCTATCCCCTGACGTTCGGGCCGAGCCCGCTGCAGCACCTGAAGCGCCTCACGCAGCACCTCGGCGGTGCCGAGATCTGGGCCAAGCGTGAGGACGTCAACAGCGGTCTCGCCTTCGGCGGCAACAAGACCCGCAAACTCGAGTACATCGTTCCCGACGTCCTGGCATCCGGTGCCGACACGCTCGTCTCGATCGGCGGCTACCAGTCCAATCACACCCGCCAAGTGGCCGCCGTCGCGGCTCACCTGGGGCTGAAGGCACGCCTCGTACAGGAGAAGTGGGTGCCGTGGGACGACCCCACGAACGACCGCGTCGGCAACATCCTGCTCTCTCGGATGATGGGCGCCGACTCGCGGCTCGATGATGCCGGGTTCGACATCGGCATCCGCGATTCGTGGACGCAGGCGCTGAGAGAGGTGGAGGATGCCGGGGGCACGCCGTACCCGATCCCGGCCGGCGCCAGCGAGCATCGCCTCGGCGGGCTGGGCTTCGCGAACTGGGCGTTCGAGGTCGCCGAGCAGGAGAAGCAGCTGGGGGTCTTCTTCGACACGATCATCGTCTGCACCGTCACGGGTTCGACGCACGCCGGCATGATCGCCGGCTTCGCGGCTCTGGAAGAGCTCACGGGTGTCAGGCGGCGCGTGCTCGGCATCGACGCCTCGGCCACTCTCGAGAAGACCCGCGACCAGGTCGCGCGCATCGCCCGGAACACCGCAGAGCTGATCGAGCTGGGCCGCGAACTGCGTGACGACGAGATCCAGGTGCTCGAGGGCTGGGCCGGCGAGCTGTACGGGTTGCCGGTCGAGTCGACGATGGATGCCATGACTCTCGGCGCCCAGCTGGAAGCGATGATCACGGACCCGGTCTACGAGGGCAAGTCGCTCGCGGGCCTGATCGACCTCGTGCGCGGAGGCGACATCCCGAAGGACTCGACGGTGCTGTACGCGCACCTGGGCGGGCAGCCGGCGATCAATGCCTACCACTCGCTGTGGGGCTGA
- a CDS encoding DUF1206 domain-containing protein yields MSDGMKAAAREAQSSTPVRVLARGGFAANGVVHLVIGIIVLVIAFGGRGESDQAGAFKAIAAAPLGYVALWLLAVLLAALGVWHLIDGLLADRGRRDSDTKKWGARISSWGQALVFLTLAVIAAAVALGARPDADDSATEASRGVLTLPFGALLLGAVGVGIGVAGIVFGVMGVRRSFRNRVTIPAGGLGTVVTTLGVVGFVAKGVALLIVGVLLIVAAVRVDPEAAGGLDAAIQALLDVTGGPFLVGLVGAGLIAYAVFCFFRARYARL; encoded by the coding sequence GTGAGCGATGGCATGAAAGCAGCCGCCCGAGAGGCGCAGTCATCGACGCCGGTCCGCGTCCTCGCCCGCGGCGGGTTCGCGGCGAACGGTGTCGTCCATCTCGTCATCGGCATCATCGTGCTGGTCATCGCCTTCGGCGGTCGAGGCGAGAGTGATCAGGCCGGCGCGTTCAAGGCGATCGCGGCCGCGCCGCTCGGGTACGTGGCGCTGTGGCTGCTCGCTGTGCTCCTGGCTGCCCTGGGCGTCTGGCATCTGATCGACGGCCTTCTCGCCGACCGCGGCCGGCGGGACTCGGATACGAAGAAGTGGGGCGCGCGCATCTCGTCGTGGGGGCAGGCGCTGGTCTTCCTGACGCTGGCGGTGATCGCCGCGGCCGTGGCACTCGGCGCGCGACCCGATGCCGATGACAGCGCGACCGAGGCCAGCCGCGGCGTCCTGACCCTCCCTTTCGGCGCCCTTCTGCTGGGTGCGGTCGGCGTCGGGATCGGCGTCGCGGGCATCGTGTTCGGCGTGATGGGCGTGCGGCGCTCGTTCCGCAACCGCGTGACGATCCCGGCCGGCGGACTCGGCACGGTCGTGACGACGCTCGGTGTGGTCGGCTTCGTCGCCAAGGGCGTGGCACTGCTGATCGTGGGCGTGCTCTTGATCGTCGCGGCCGTGCGGGTGGATCCGGAGGCGGCCGGTGGGCTCGACGCGGCGATCCAGGCGCTTCTGGACGTGACCGGCGGCCCGTTCCTGGTCGGACTGGTGGGGGCGGGGCTGATCGCCTACGCGGTGTTCTGCTTCTTCCGCGCCCGGTACGCGCGATTGTGA